Proteins encoded together in one Marinobacter sp. Arc7-DN-1 window:
- a CDS encoding OmpA family protein has protein sequence MNVTLSIGFAVGLSAIMVGCASTPKQNADIDEARAAYTEIEQDPNVARSGAAQLRQAKIELDRAQALLNEGADVNRVEHAAYLAKRHAEIAMQQGKRADLEEEISSAEERRKQLMLQMKSTEANEARMEAEALRAEMAALKAEKTERGMVLTLGDVLFDLNKADLKASGKRTVERLADFMKQYQERRVRIEGYTDSTGSAEYNQGLSERRAMSVQSELLNQGIPGNRIEVEGYGEAYPVATNDTSAGRQQNRRVEIVISDESGMINAR, from the coding sequence ATGAACGTTACACTATCTATCGGTTTCGCGGTCGGGCTGTCCGCAATTATGGTTGGCTGTGCAAGCACGCCCAAACAGAATGCCGACATTGACGAAGCCAGAGCCGCATACACGGAAATAGAGCAGGATCCCAACGTCGCGCGCAGTGGTGCGGCACAACTGCGCCAGGCCAAGATCGAACTAGATCGTGCCCAGGCGCTGTTAAATGAAGGCGCTGACGTAAACCGCGTCGAACACGCAGCCTACCTGGCAAAGCGTCACGCCGAGATCGCCATGCAACAGGGAAAGCGTGCCGATCTGGAAGAAGAGATCAGCTCTGCGGAAGAGCGCCGCAAACAGCTAATGTTGCAAATGAAGTCAACTGAGGCGAATGAGGCTCGCATGGAGGCAGAAGCGCTGAGGGCTGAAATGGCCGCTCTCAAAGCGGAGAAAACCGAACGTGGAATGGTGCTTACGTTGGGTGATGTGCTCTTTGACCTCAACAAAGCTGATCTGAAAGCCTCCGGCAAGCGCACCGTGGAACGACTGGCTGACTTTATGAAGCAGTACCAGGAGCGCCGGGTACGCATTGAAGGCTATACGGACAGCACAGGCTCTGCCGAATACAACCAGGGATTGTCAGAGCGACGCGCCATGTCGGTTCAGAGCGAGCTGTTGAATCAGGGAATACCCGGTAACCGGATTGAAGTGGAAGGCTATGGCGAGGCCTATCCCGTTGCCACCAACGATACCAGTGCAGGGAGACAGCAGAATCGCCGAGTGGAGATCGTGATTTCGGATGAATCCGGCATGATCAATGCGCGTTAA
- a CDS encoding DUF4398 domain-containing protein yields the protein MKPHLSMTRTLTTLTLATLLVACAGPGPKPNSELQSAESAIKQAEASDARRFEPVLLNEAKNKVADARGLMDKEQYKEARRLLEQAEVDAQLAGARSETEKAQQAVAEINSNIENLRKQLNSNQQ from the coding sequence ATGAAACCGCACCTTTCAATGACACGCACTCTGACTACCCTCACGTTGGCGACCCTTTTAGTCGCCTGTGCCGGGCCGGGGCCAAAGCCCAACAGCGAGCTGCAGTCTGCGGAATCCGCCATCAAACAGGCCGAGGCCTCGGACGCCCGAAGATTCGAGCCTGTGTTGCTGAATGAAGCGAAAAACAAAGTGGCCGATGCTCGCGGCCTCATGGACAAAGAACAGTACAAGGAAGCCAGGCGCTTGCTGGAGCAGGCCGAGGTTGATGCGCAACTCGCAGGCGCGCGCTCGGAGACCGAAAAGGCTCAGCAAGCGGTTGCCGAGATCAACAGTAACATCGAAAACCTCCGCAAGCAGCTCAATTCAAATCAGCAGTAA
- a CDS encoding Glu/Leu/Phe/Val family dehydrogenase has translation MNYDFLDESGQILREAGRLGKIDPNVIEFLAAPGRVVSFRIPMKMDDGSFRVFDAHRVRYNDALGPSRDGTRISADLDLDEVKSLALIMSIKHAAGRIPAGGGKGGIVADPRELSDREFESLCRAYIRYLRPKGQAYDVPGADIGTDLQTMSWMLDEYESVTGYHEPAAVNDKPPILGGSLGGYEATGSGVFDVFREAAEQADFAIENARVAIQGFGQVGSVAASMFYEAGCMVVAVSDSRGGIYSNDGLDIPGLLAHKKSTGKVSGFAGSEPITSEKMLECDCDVLVPASVQGVITADNADRIQARMVVEAANAPTTVKAEVMLLERGVTIVPDVLANAGSVHLCQMERSQGLSDNYWDIDTINRLRQERLARGYREAANAAADHQVKSVRLGAWINALKRIEEAMHLRGWC, from the coding sequence ATGAACTACGATTTTCTGGACGAAAGCGGGCAAATTCTTCGTGAGGCGGGCCGTCTCGGTAAGATTGACCCCAATGTGATTGAATTTCTCGCGGCACCCGGGCGCGTAGTGTCTTTTCGCATTCCGATGAAAATGGACGATGGCAGTTTTCGGGTGTTTGATGCTCACCGTGTCCGTTATAACGATGCGCTTGGGCCGAGCCGTGATGGGACGCGTATTTCTGCCGATCTCGACCTTGATGAGGTGAAGTCCCTCGCCTTGATTATGTCGATCAAACACGCGGCTGGGCGAATTCCGGCAGGTGGCGGCAAAGGGGGCATCGTGGCCGACCCGCGTGAATTAAGTGACCGGGAGTTCGAGTCACTTTGCCGCGCCTATATTCGCTACCTGCGCCCGAAAGGGCAGGCGTACGATGTCCCCGGTGCGGATATCGGCACGGATCTGCAAACAATGAGCTGGATGCTGGACGAATACGAGTCGGTCACCGGCTATCATGAACCGGCAGCGGTCAACGATAAACCGCCCATCCTCGGCGGGTCGCTGGGGGGCTATGAAGCGACCGGGAGTGGGGTTTTCGATGTGTTCAGGGAGGCCGCGGAGCAGGCCGACTTTGCCATCGAAAATGCCCGTGTCGCTATCCAGGGATTCGGCCAGGTCGGCTCGGTGGCGGCGAGTATGTTCTACGAAGCCGGCTGTATGGTTGTGGCGGTGAGTGATAGCCGCGGCGGCATTTATTCGAACGACGGGCTCGATATTCCCGGCCTGCTGGCGCACAAAAAGTCCACGGGTAAAGTTTCGGGCTTTGCCGGCAGCGAGCCGATTACCAGTGAAAAGATGCTCGAATGTGACTGCGACGTGCTGGTGCCCGCGTCGGTTCAGGGCGTGATTACCGCGGACAATGCGGACCGGATCCAGGCCCGGATGGTCGTGGAAGCTGCCAATGCGCCGACGACCGTAAAAGCCGAAGTGATGCTGCTGGAAAGGGGCGTAACCATCGTGCCGGATGTGCTGGCTAATGCCGGTAGCGTGCACTTGTGCCAGATGGAACGCAGTCAGGGCCTTTCCGATAATTACTGGGATATCGATACGATTAACCGCCTGCGACAGGAGCGGTTGGCAAGGGGTTATCGGGAAGCCGCGAATGCTGCGGCTGACCACCAGGTGAAATCGGTCAGGCTGGGTGCCTGGATTAATGCGCTCAAACGGATTGAAGAGGCGATGCACCTGCGCGGCTGGTGTTAG
- a CDS encoding PLP-dependent aminotransferase family protein, producing MDDLRIELNRQAGTSLVEQIVEAIGTSISEGRLYSGARLPSWRDLSAQLGVARGTVKSAYERLIDEQLVVARGAAGTFVADRLPVSHPADTSDLRGPLPEFYQHPFGDPAMVFQVGIPAQDVFPYKVWSRIASGAAREAAMASVSYPDPRGEPGLRAEIAAYLSLSRRHQLLEWAARRGGWIIEDDYLSELQLAGRAAPALASQDKYGRVIHIGTFSKTISPGLRLGFIVVPPALANRVGDVAAALAPAASIASQRALGESMRKGHYLRHLRRMKRTYTARRSSLQRALNASATDEAMAGLALLLRLPDGTDDKAIALEALEFGLAPAPLSTWYADPARTRSGLLLGITNIPEQGLDACCNRLKQLAGIAVGQE from the coding sequence ATGGATGATTTGCGCATAGAACTGAACCGTCAGGCCGGAACGTCTTTGGTCGAACAGATCGTCGAAGCTATCGGAACCTCCATTTCCGAAGGGCGCTTGTACTCCGGGGCTCGCCTGCCCTCGTGGCGTGATCTCAGCGCCCAGCTTGGGGTCGCGCGCGGTACGGTAAAGTCCGCGTACGAGAGGCTGATCGATGAGCAACTGGTGGTCGCCCGCGGCGCTGCGGGTACCTTTGTCGCCGATCGGTTGCCGGTGTCACATCCGGCAGACACCAGTGACTTACGAGGGCCGTTGCCCGAGTTCTACCAGCATCCATTCGGCGACCCGGCCATGGTGTTCCAGGTTGGTATACCTGCCCAGGACGTATTCCCCTACAAGGTATGGTCGCGTATTGCCTCAGGCGCCGCCCGCGAGGCTGCCATGGCGTCGGTCAGCTATCCGGACCCACGTGGTGAGCCAGGCTTGCGGGCTGAAATTGCGGCTTACCTGTCGCTGTCACGGCGTCACCAGTTGCTCGAATGGGCGGCCAGACGCGGGGGTTGGATCATCGAAGACGACTACCTGAGTGAGTTGCAGCTCGCCGGTCGCGCCGCTCCGGCTCTGGCGTCGCAGGACAAATACGGCCGCGTTATTCATATCGGCACCTTCAGCAAAACCATAAGCCCCGGTCTGCGTCTCGGCTTTATTGTGGTGCCGCCGGCGCTGGCAAACCGGGTTGGCGATGTTGCCGCCGCTCTGGCCCCAGCCGCTTCGATAGCGAGCCAGAGAGCGCTCGGCGAGTCCATGCGCAAAGGTCACTATCTGCGCCATTTGCGCAGGATGAAACGGACCTACACCGCCCGGCGCTCTTCACTTCAGCGCGCCTTAAACGCATCCGCTACCGATGAAGCCATGGCGGGCTTGGCGTTATTGCTTCGATTACCCGATGGCACGGACGACAAGGCGATTGCTCTTGAAGCGCTGGAGTTTGGCCTGGCCCCCGCCCCATTGTCTACCTGGTATGCCGATCCGGCGAGGACCCGAAGCGGGTTGCTGCTGGGTATCACCAATATTCCGGAACAGGGGCTGGATGCATGCTGCAACCGCCTGAAACAACTCGCCGGAATCGCCGTCGGTCAAGAATAG